From Ignisphaera aggregans DSM 17230, the proteins below share one genomic window:
- a CDS encoding conserved hypothetical protein (COGs: COG5550 aspartyl protease~InterPro IPR001969~KEGG: tpe:Tpen_0969 hypothetical protein~SPTR: A1RYT9 Putative uncharacterized protein), protein MKCLGHVYVKVGICTVDKSRCIEVEGLVDTGATLTTIPRSLADELGIKVVRRDTVETGAGFIEVERGVAIVSIAGRETVTEIWLSDIIGRVLIGVTTLEMLGLRIDPRTGRLEPSPLLLYRFYG, encoded by the coding sequence GTGAAGTGTTTGGGTCATGTATATGTGAAAGTAGGGATATGTACTGTTGATAAGTCTAGATGTATAGAGGTTGAAGGGCTTGTTGATACAGGTGCTACGCTTACCACTATCCCTAGGAGTTTAGCTGATGAGCTTGGTATAAAGGTTGTTAGGAGAGATACTGTTGAGACTGGTGCAGGGTTTATAGAGGTTGAGCGTGGAGTAGCTATAGTTTCTATTGCTGGGAGGGAGACAGTGACAGAGATATGGTTAAGCGATATTATTGGTAGAGTTCTTATAGGTGTAACAACACTTGAGATGCTGGGTTTGAGAATAGATCCGAGAACAGGTAGATTAGAGCCATCGCCATTACTACTATATAGATTCTATGGCTAG
- a CDS encoding metal dependent phosphohydrolase (COGs: COG2316 hydrolase (HD superfamily)~InterPro IPR006674:IPR006675~KEGG: tte:TTE0982 HD superfamily hydrolase~PFAM: metal-dependent phosphohydrolase HD sub domain~SPTR: Q8RB42 Predicted HD superfamily hydrolase~TIGRFAM: metal dependent phophohydrolase~PFAM: HD domain~TIGRFAM: uncharacterized domain HDIG) — translation MLTREEALDLLKHYLRDEKMVKHCIAVEAIMRTLAKRLNEDVELWGLIGLLHDIDYDYVNRDPKIHGLKAIEILGEKLPRVAIEAIAMHNENNGFVPSISEAQRIAIALRAADHMSGLIVATALVMPSKKIGEIGIDTLKRKFKAKDFARGVNRDRIRGIEQLGISLDEFFELSLNAMKEIANELGL, via the coding sequence ATGTTAACACGTGAAGAGGCTCTAGATCTACTTAAGCACTATTTAAGGGATGAGAAGATGGTTAAGCATTGTATAGCTGTTGAAGCTATTATGAGAACTCTTGCTAAGAGGCTTAATGAGGATGTAGAGCTGTGGGGCTTAATAGGGCTTCTACATGATATAGACTATGACTATGTTAATCGTGATCCAAAGATACATGGGTTAAAAGCTATTGAGATTCTTGGGGAGAAGCTTCCTAGGGTTGCTATAGAGGCTATAGCTATGCATAATGAGAACAATGGCTTTGTACCATCTATATCAGAGGCACAGCGTATAGCTATAGCGCTTAGAGCTGCTGACCATATGTCTGGGCTTATAGTAGCTACAGCTCTTGTCATGCCTAGTAAGAAGATTGGTGAGATAGGTATAGATACTCTGAAGAGGAAGTTCAAAGCGAAGGACTTTGCACGTGGTGTAAATAGAGATAGGATTAGAGGTATAGAACAGCTGGGTATATCGCTAGATGAATTCTTTGAGCTCTCACTCAATGCTATGAAGGAGATAGCAAATGAGCTAGGGTTATAG
- a CDS encoding hypothetical protein (KEGG: Hypothetical protein CBG14225~SPTR: B6A9A1 Putative uncharacterized protein), whose translation MYIQPTASTPLIPTPIRTSPTSEITPTQAVFTTVTPTATVAPLLVTSMPPPPTTLTTSISTIAIPLQGIETMTMSYRFVFSDWFIEIDITGEGKGTLTIGYMGSEPLVVENPLLPLIAGIDIELLYRDPSINTMIREPGTYYNTTMTISPGISDSISFDARDLTMIRARGRILGKIPIYIEIPIATTQTTMVVTVTQIPQAITQTITTIYSCRYVKEAEYPEPPAKDVVVTETGNETIASDGVVEIHIPMKINEPVIPIIMKNIGDVPLVVGANYIIRYTIINVTEDGIHYKIINKSAVEVMLMPIIVDFVPELQLCISNRPVDTEVIDLFTTPFVFEPSESDIITTLHLSNIEELRGFNKGWIYIKMRISYTPIKEIYRIESGNAFVSAVRLYSRREIEFVFRVYIDS comes from the coding sequence ATGTATATACAGCCGACAGCATCTACACCCCTGATACCAACACCAATAAGAACAAGCCCCACCTCTGAGATAACCCCAACACAAGCAGTATTTACAACAGTTACACCTACAGCAACAGTTGCACCACTGCTTGTAACATCAATGCCACCACCACCAACAACACTAACAACATCGATATCCACGATAGCTATACCATTGCAGGGGATAGAAACTATGACGATGTCATATCGTTTTGTCTTCAGCGACTGGTTTATAGAGATAGATATTACAGGTGAGGGAAAAGGCACATTAACAATTGGGTATATGGGTAGTGAGCCACTTGTTGTTGAGAATCCTCTTCTACCCCTTATAGCTGGTATAGATATAGAGCTTCTATATAGAGATCCATCTATAAACACAATGATTAGAGAACCAGGTACATACTACAACACCACTATGACTATATCACCAGGTATTAGCGATAGCATATCTTTCGATGCAAGAGATCTCACAATGATTAGAGCTAGGGGTAGGATCCTTGGCAAGATACCTATATATATAGAGATACCGATAGCCACTACACAGACAACCATGGTTGTAACCGTTACACAGATACCCCAGGCCATAACCCAAACCATAACAACTATCTACAGCTGTAGATATGTGAAAGAAGCAGAGTACCCCGAGCCCCCAGCCAAAGATGTTGTTGTGACTGAGACTGGTAATGAAACTATTGCTAGTGATGGTGTTGTAGAGATACACATACCTATGAAAATTAATGAACCTGTAATACCGATAATCATGAAGAATATAGGAGATGTACCTCTTGTTGTTGGAGCTAACTATATTATAAGGTATACAATAATTAATGTAACAGAGGATGGAATACATTACAAAATAATAAATAAGTCTGCAGTAGAAGTTATGCTAATGCCTATAATAGTAGATTTTGTTCCAGAGTTACAGTTATGTATATCTAATAGACCAGTAGATACAGAAGTAATAGACCTCTTCACTACACCCTTTGTATTCGAACCCTCTGAAAGCGATATTATTACAACGCTACATCTATCAAATATAGAAGAACTTAGGGGCTTCAATAAGGGTTGGATCTATATAAAGATGAGAATTAGCTATACGCCAATAAAGGAGATATATAGGATAGAGTCAGGCAATGCATTTGTGAGTGCAGTAAGACTCTATAGCCGGAGAGAGATAGAGTTTGTTTTTAGGGTGTATATAGATTCCTAA
- a CDS encoding transcriptional regulator, TrmB (InterPro IPR002831:IPR001845~KEGG: tpe:Tpen_1499 transcriptional regulator, TrmB~PFAM: regulatory protein ArsR; transcriptional regulator TrmB~SPTR: A1S0B6 Transcriptional regulator, ArsR family~PFAM: Sugar-specific transcriptional regulator TrmB), with product MGEQRLTDTAMRIYIYMLESNTPLSAREIARSLNIPVSTVSYYLKRFKDMGIVREAGGGYIVVRKIDRGIYLHRQQTNSKTTHIHLLLHRATHRRDNDIYKDVEYRYMDNTSTIINNNIPSNPPI from the coding sequence ATGGGTGAACAGAGACTTACGGATACAGCTATGAGGATATATATCTATATGCTTGAGTCAAACACACCTTTGAGTGCTAGGGAGATTGCAAGAAGTCTAAATATACCTGTAAGTACTGTGAGCTACTATCTAAAGAGGTTTAAGGATATGGGTATAGTTAGAGAGGCTGGTGGTGGATATATAGTTGTTAGAAAGATAGATAGAGGGATTTATCTACATAGGCAACAAACTAATTCCAAGACTACTCATATACACCTTCTTCTTCATAGGGCTACTCATAGGAGAGATAATGATATTTATAAAGACGTGGAGTATAGATACATGGACAATACTAGCACTATTATCAACAACAATATCCCTAGCAATCCTCCTATATGA
- a CDS encoding DGC domain protein (COGs: COG4273 conserved hypothetical protein~InterPro IPR014958~KEGG: dka:DKAM_0552 hypothetical protein~PFAM: DGC domain protein~SPTR: B8D447 Putative uncharacterized protein~PFAM: DGC domain), with amino-acid sequence MSTKSYTLLPSCSKYASNLIIVATCDGASSTGQIGNEVARLLTNTYPQLVRMCCLSAVAAGSQLHLKIFRDAKTVIAINGCALKCASNVLRKNGIEPTYEVTITELGIPKEHTLEFDPETVQRIAQKISEEFVSRFRGG; translated from the coding sequence ATGAGTACAAAGAGCTATACCCTTCTACCCAGCTGTAGTAAATATGCATCTAATCTTATAATAGTTGCTACATGTGATGGCGCCTCGAGTACAGGGCAGATAGGTAATGAGGTTGCCAGACTTCTGACCAATACCTATCCACAGCTTGTAAGAATGTGCTGTTTATCTGCTGTTGCAGCTGGTTCACAGCTCCATCTAAAAATATTTCGTGATGCTAAGACTGTTATAGCTATAAATGGCTGTGCACTTAAATGTGCTTCAAATGTCCTACGTAAAAATGGGATAGAACCCACATATGAAGTAACAATAACAGAGCTAGGTATACCAAAAGAACATACCCTCGAATTTGACCCTGAAACCGTGCAGAGGATAGCACAGAAGATCAGTGAAGAATTTGTATCGAGGTTTAGAGGAGGCTAA
- a CDS encoding conserved hypothetical protein (KEGG: hbu:Hbut_1621 hypothetical protein~SPTR: A2BN75 Putative uncharacterized protein), with amino-acid sequence MNSSLFERVSERLGIEEELLVKRALDAYISSKLREIELEEDHIMERYGVSSFEDFKKRFEQGELENVKRSVIEVEDDYFKLGSLSDSEEMRN; translated from the coding sequence TTGAATAGCTCACTATTTGAAAGAGTTTCTGAGAGACTTGGTATTGAGGAGGAGCTATTAGTTAAGAGGGCACTGGATGCATATATCTCCTCTAAGCTTAGGGAGATAGAACTTGAGGAGGATCATATCATGGAGCGCTATGGTGTATCTAGTTTTGAGGATTTTAAGAAGAGATTTGAACAGGGAGAATTGGAGAATGTTAAGAGGAGTGTTATAGAGGTTGAAGATGATTATTTTAAACTTGGGTCTCTATCCGATAGTGAGGAGATGAGGAATTAG
- a CDS encoding ABC transporter related (COGs: COG1131 ABC-type multidrug transport system ATPase component~InterPro IPR003439:IPR003593:IPR017871~KEGG: kcr:Kcr_0791 ABC transporter related~PFAM: ABC transporter related~SMART: AAA ATPase~SPTR: B1L509 ABC transporter related~PFAM: ABC transporter), which translates to MYRGVVKSFGGVTVLRNVDIDVDSCEIVALLGPNGSGKSTLFKMSIGVVKPDSGFIRVGGIDPVSNPVEARRAVGYLPEEPLIYESLLLEEYLSFVLSVYGVKASVDEVRGVVRALGLEEHMGKFMGELSYGNKRKAMIATIILRDPKILVLDEVFSGLDVASVKIIRSWLEEKRSRGAAIIFSTHVLPIAEAVADRIVVINNGEIVVSAKPNELKDFFKSRNLEDIYLRLTGYRSEYEEIIRALGHR; encoded by the coding sequence ATGTATAGAGGAGTTGTAAAGTCTTTTGGTGGTGTAACTGTTTTAAGGAATGTTGATATAGATGTTGATAGTTGTGAGATTGTTGCTCTTCTTGGCCCTAATGGCTCTGGTAAATCTACTTTGTTTAAGATGAGTATAGGTGTTGTTAAACCTGATAGTGGTTTTATTAGAGTTGGTGGTATAGATCCTGTTTCTAATCCTGTTGAAGCTCGTAGAGCTGTTGGCTATCTTCCTGAAGAGCCTCTTATCTATGAATCTCTTCTTCTTGAAGAATATCTAAGTTTTGTTCTCTCTGTATATGGAGTTAAAGCCAGTGTTGACGAGGTTAGAGGTGTTGTTAGAGCTCTTGGTCTTGAGGAGCATATGGGTAAGTTTATGGGTGAGCTTAGCTATGGTAATAAGAGAAAAGCTATGATTGCAACAATAATTCTTAGAGATCCAAAGATTCTTGTATTAGACGAAGTTTTCTCTGGACTCGATGTAGCTAGTGTAAAGATTATACGTTCATGGCTAGAGGAGAAGAGGTCTAGGGGAGCAGCAATAATTTTCTCAACACATGTACTACCAATAGCAGAGGCTGTTGCTGATAGAATAGTTGTTATAAATAATGGAGAGATTGTTGTATCTGCAAAACCAAATGAACTAAAAGACTTCTTTAAATCACGAAATCTTGAAGATATATACCTTAGGTTAACAGGCTATAGAAGTGAATATGAAGAGATTATAAGGGCTCTAGGCCATAGGTAG
- a CDS encoding hypothetical protein (KEGG: kcr:Kcr_0792 permease~SPTR: B1L510 Predicted permease~PFAM: Predicted permease (DUF2074)), whose amino-acid sequence MDIELRRFAEILAREAMYRSFRFKTPLSTANRGGGIPRVSILASNIVGAVLLSILSIVITINVFRLIETGFDPSNAFKLFLTLITGFAVLLVLLSSATFTSTIMRENIIDILKTLPLRDIDILKIYLVALILYWGGLSAIFIYIPFIVGELIAIYSGILSVEIMLLTILIAILVLGTSYCLGIGLGAYSHRGRYRVSIRALSTSLWIVTAIAFSSIYYLFYNMLITIRAIESIAYSWGYLLPIVGILYSNTVERTIVSLIITVTIVLISIGIAIQNMNRLIYSEPIKAIHRKPAIERFELGIKPILIAAIVKDLKLIGREPRLLSAALITILIPLVMVIPSAISRVFEIGEIPFEGSIILSSILSIAIGFMGSMGIDHFYFSEGRGSVLLYYLPISRRMVMLSKALASSAIASPLTALITGIITFLITDSILSATAFGLTAMIITIAFSIIHSIITIRALPKEPCEWSETVFLEKHSI is encoded by the coding sequence ATGGATATAGAGTTAAGGAGATTTGCAGAGATTCTAGCTAGAGAAGCTATGTATAGAAGCTTTCGTTTTAAAACACCTCTATCTACAGCTAATAGAGGTGGTGGAATACCTAGGGTATCAATCTTAGCATCAAATATTGTTGGAGCAGTACTACTATCAATACTATCCATAGTAATAACCATAAATGTATTTCGTCTTATTGAAACAGGTTTTGATCCATCCAATGCCTTTAAACTCTTCCTAACACTTATCACAGGGTTTGCAGTTCTATTGGTACTCTTATCGTCAGCAACATTTACATCGACTATAATGCGTGAAAATATTATAGATATTTTAAAAACATTACCTCTAAGAGATATCGATATCCTTAAAATTTATCTTGTAGCACTCATACTATACTGGGGTGGGTTATCAGCAATATTTATCTATATACCATTTATAGTTGGTGAGCTTATAGCTATATACAGTGGAATTCTCTCGGTAGAGATAATGTTGCTCACTATTCTCATAGCAATACTAGTTCTAGGAACATCCTACTGTCTAGGAATAGGTCTTGGTGCATATAGTCATCGTGGTAGGTATAGGGTCTCTATAAGAGCTCTATCTACATCGCTATGGATTGTAACTGCAATAGCATTCTCATCGATATACTACCTATTCTACAATATGTTGATTACAATTAGAGCAATAGAATCGATAGCATATTCATGGGGATACCTATTACCTATTGTAGGGATACTGTATTCAAATACTGTAGAAAGGACTATAGTATCACTGATAATTACAGTGACAATAGTGTTGATATCTATAGGAATAGCTATTCAAAATATGAATAGACTGATATACTCCGAACCAATTAAAGCAATACATAGGAAGCCAGCTATAGAGAGATTTGAACTAGGTATAAAACCTATACTCATAGCAGCAATAGTTAAGGATTTAAAGCTTATTGGAAGAGAGCCAAGGCTATTATCAGCAGCACTAATAACAATACTCATACCGCTAGTTATGGTTATACCATCAGCTATATCAAGAGTATTTGAAATTGGTGAAATACCATTTGAAGGATCTATCATACTATCATCGATACTCTCTATTGCAATAGGCTTTATGGGTAGTATGGGTATAGACCATTTCTATTTCTCTGAAGGTAGAGGATCAGTACTGCTATATTATTTACCTATTAGTAGAAGAATGGTAATGCTAAGTAAAGCACTAGCATCCTCAGCAATAGCCTCTCCACTAACAGCTCTCATCACAGGAATAATAACATTCCTAATCACAGATTCTATATTGAGTGCTACAGCCTTTGGACTCACTGCTATGATTATAACAATAGCATTCTCAATAATTCACTCAATAATTACAATAAGAGCACTACCAAAAGAACCATGCGAATGGAGTGAAACAGTTTTTTTGGAAAAACATAGCATCTAG
- a CDS encoding Radical SAM domain protein (COGs: COG1533 DNA repair photolyase~InterPro IPR007197:IPR006638:IPR018130~KEGG: smr:Smar_0384 radical SAM domain-containing protein~PFAM: Radical SAM domain protein~SMART: Elongator protein 3/MiaB/NifB~SPTR: A3DLI6 Radical SAM domain protein~PFAM: Radical SAM superfamily): MKVLREFDPWKSPLCTCPFKYSLHPYTGCSHFCLYCYATSYIGRKPSVPKKNFIENLEKDLRQIVKGAVVELSSSSDPYPPIEMQLELTRKTLEVLGRNGFRILITTKSDIVARDIDILLRYPSAVMITITTLDQGVAKVLEPGAPPPDRRMEAVRKLSRAGIPVGIRIDPVIPMINDDPEKLRELVNIARDVGALQITTSTYKARGDSLKRLQEAFPDIAEKLRRMYVYEGEKIHGYMYLKKEAREKLLKPVIEEALRLGLYIATCREGPGVTIINAPTCDGSGLVSRHRTLNR; this comes from the coding sequence TTGAAGGTTTTAAGAGAATTTGATCCCTGGAAATCCCCCCTTTGTACATGTCCATTTAAATATAGTCTACATCCATATACAGGCTGTAGTCATTTCTGTCTCTATTGCTATGCAACATCCTATATAGGTAGAAAGCCTAGTGTACCAAAGAAGAACTTTATTGAGAATCTAGAGAAGGATCTTAGACAGATTGTAAAGGGGGCTGTTGTAGAGCTTAGTAGTAGTAGTGATCCATATCCACCAATAGAGATGCAGCTAGAACTCACACGAAAAACCCTTGAGGTTCTTGGTAGAAATGGTTTTAGGATTTTAATAACAACAAAATCCGATATTGTTGCTAGGGATATAGATATTTTGTTGAGATATCCCTCAGCTGTTATGATAACTATAACAACTCTTGATCAAGGAGTTGCAAAGGTTTTAGAGCCAGGAGCACCTCCACCAGATAGGAGGATGGAGGCTGTTAGAAAGCTTAGTAGAGCTGGTATACCTGTAGGTATTAGAATAGATCCTGTAATACCTATGATAAACGATGATCCTGAGAAACTTAGGGAACTCGTTAACATTGCTAGAGATGTAGGTGCTCTACAGATAACAACATCTACATATAAAGCAAGAGGAGATAGCTTGAAGAGACTCCAAGAGGCATTTCCAGATATTGCTGAAAAGCTTAGGAGGATGTATGTTTATGAGGGTGAGAAGATACATGGATATATGTATCTAAAGAAAGAAGCTAGAGAGAAGCTACTCAAACCAGTTATAGAGGAGGCATTAAGGCTAGGTCTATATATAGCTACATGTAGAGAAGGTCCAGGGGTAACAATAATCAATGCACCTACATGCGATGGCTCAGGGTTAGTATCAAGACATAGAACTCTTAACAGGTAG
- a CDS encoding hypothetical protein (KEGG: conserved hypothetical protein), which yields MSKKPKKSTKKKVKSREKIYWDRREGTQRRDTKKIARILLVVAVIAMFIAIIVYYNMYYIEKNIVINDLRWFALHSLPKLLSNLNLTLYLINSNTSADVVREVLNQISDNSYTLATIYSLSYKYTRDAKYIKLNLMFTNLYTFATDVSNDDPEIMLTRLNQSYETLEELYNMLRRLSIEYNYDLYKAPIGDIDDILSLTYKLNQTPIPI from the coding sequence GTGAGCAAGAAGCCAAAGAAGTCCACTAAGAAAAAAGTTAAAAGTAGAGAGAAAATATATTGGGATAGAAGGGAGGGAACCCAAAGGAGAGACACAAAGAAGATAGCCAGGATACTACTTGTGGTAGCTGTAATAGCCATGTTTATAGCTATTATTGTTTATTACAATATGTATTATATAGAGAAGAATATTGTCATAAATGATCTAAGATGGTTCGCCTTACACAGTCTACCAAAGCTATTAAGCAATCTAAACCTAACACTCTATCTTATTAATAGTAATACAAGTGCTGATGTTGTGAGGGAAGTGCTAAATCAAATTTCGGATAACTCCTATACCCTAGCAACAATATACAGTTTATCATATAAATATACAAGAGATGCTAAGTACATAAAGCTCAACTTAATGTTTACCAATCTCTATACATTTGCAACAGATGTAAGTAACGATGATCCAGAGATCATGTTGACACGATTAAATCAAAGCTATGAAACTTTAGAGGAGTTATACAATATGTTGAGAAGGCTTAGTATCGAATATAATTATGATCTCTATAAAGCGCCTATAGGCGACATAGATGATATATTATCTTTAACCTATAAGCTGAATCAAACTCCTATCCCAATATAG
- a CDS encoding ATPase associated with various cellular activities AAA_3 (COGs: COG0714 MoxR-like ATPase~InterProIPR011703:IPR003959:IPR011704:IPR003593:IPR 000971~KEGG: dka:DKAM_0594 ATPase associated with various cellular activities, AAA_3~PFAM: ATPase associated with various cellular activities AAA_3; AAA ATPase central domain protein; ATPase associated with various cellular activities AAA_5~SMART: AAA ATPase~SPTR: B8D489 ATPase associated with various cellular activities, AAA_3~PFAM: ATPase family associated with various cellular activities (AAA)) encodes MVRGVVENLISNGLLIEKEYELKLIVSSLLARGHVLLEGVPGVAKTSMAKAIAKAFGLEFKRIQMTPDLLPMDIIGFYVYDSSTGEFRFRKGPIFTNILLVDEINRASPRTQSALLEAMQERQVTVEGVTYKLDEPFIVIATQNPIEMEGVFPLPEAQLDRFLVRIFTGYPSTKGFKELLKKIDEIERGIEAIKPMATKEDVLEAIKAVESIRVDDSIYDYIVAIVEATRKHPAVRLGASPRAGIAILRLSKAWAYLEGRNYVIPDDVKTVALPVLNHRIIIRPEYEVEGTSPQRVIDDILKSVSVPKP; translated from the coding sequence ATGGTTAGGGGTGTTGTTGAGAATCTTATTAGCAATGGTCTTCTTATTGAGAAGGAGTATGAACTTAAACTTATTGTATCTTCACTTCTTGCTCGTGGCCATGTTCTTCTAGAGGGTGTTCCAGGTGTTGCTAAGACCTCTATGGCTAAGGCTATTGCTAAGGCTTTTGGTCTTGAGTTTAAGCGTATACAAATGACACCTGATCTTCTTCCAATGGATATAATAGGTTTCTATGTATATGATTCTTCTACAGGTGAATTCAGGTTTAGGAAGGGTCCCATATTTACAAATATTCTTCTTGTTGATGAGATAAACAGAGCTTCTCCAAGAACACAATCAGCTCTTCTAGAGGCTATGCAGGAGAGACAGGTTACTGTAGAGGGAGTTACATATAAACTCGACGAACCTTTCATCGTTATAGCTACACAGAACCCTATTGAGATGGAGGGTGTATTTCCACTTCCAGAGGCACAGCTAGATAGATTTCTTGTAAGGATATTCACAGGTTATCCCTCTACCAAAGGATTTAAAGAGCTTCTAAAGAAGATTGACGAGATTGAGAGGGGTATAGAGGCTATAAAGCCTATGGCTACAAAGGAAGATGTTCTAGAGGCTATAAAAGCTGTTGAGAGTATAAGGGTTGACGACTCTATATATGACTATATAGTTGCTATAGTTGAAGCAACAAGGAAACACCCAGCAGTTAGGCTCGGTGCTTCTCCTAGAGCTGGTATAGCTATTCTCAGACTTTCTAAGGCATGGGCATATCTAGAGGGTAGAAACTATGTTATTCCAGACGATGTAAAAACAGTTGCTCTACCTGTTCTAAACCACAGAATTATTATTAGACCTGAATACGAAGTTGAAGGAACATCTCCACAGAGAGTCATAGACGATATCCTCAAGAGTGTTTCGGTGCCAAAGCCATGA